The proteins below are encoded in one region of Bosea sp. BIWAKO-01:
- a CDS encoding DUF6772 family protein — protein sequence MRRAIREADPQLSRFDPLPRIICLDDFDRGMCGWTQLVGNYEDTLDAMLPGYAQHSHAMLSTLPNWDFGSHGGVDGSYALKIATRPKKGAQNVAIKRLTFRKPGPIRLETYFTFKPEATELQLSETDIRSFGFLYDLQVGDQHGAGGERVMPHLRFLNALDGKHIQKWQFKRRTTPIKPIGSAGKTISHYHLSPDDWEDLPGGEQRLCYNEIPTKVNWHYLRFDFDLATMRATGFQVNDRSFDMSTYESIRIPAMKNLWCMLNLGFFAETDTDKRAFAYLDSVCLSGDF from the coding sequence ATGCGCCGTGCGATCCGCGAGGCGGATCCGCAGCTCAGCCGCTTCGATCCCTTGCCCCGGATCATCTGCCTCGACGATTTCGACCGCGGCATGTGCGGCTGGACCCAGCTCGTCGGCAATTACGAGGACACGCTCGATGCCATGCTGCCGGGCTATGCCCAGCATTCGCATGCCATGCTCTCGACGCTGCCGAACTGGGATTTCGGCTCGCATGGCGGCGTCGACGGCTCCTATGCCCTGAAGATCGCGACGCGACCGAAGAAGGGCGCGCAGAACGTGGCAATCAAGCGCCTGACCTTCCGCAAGCCCGGGCCGATCCGGCTCGAGACCTATTTCACCTTCAAGCCGGAAGCGACGGAACTGCAGCTCTCCGAGACCGACATCCGCTCGTTCGGCTTCCTCTATGATCTCCAGGTCGGCGACCAGCATGGCGCGGGCGGCGAGCGCGTCATGCCGCATCTGCGCTTTCTCAATGCGCTGGATGGCAAACATATCCAGAAATGGCAGTTCAAGCGCCGTACCACGCCGATCAAACCGATCGGCTCCGCCGGCAAGACGATCTCGCACTACCATCTTTCGCCGGATGACTGGGAGGACCTGCCCGGCGGCGAGCAGCGGCTCTGCTACAACGAGATCCCGACCAAGGTGAACTGGCACTATCTGCGCTTCGACTTCGATCTCGCGACGATGCGCGCCACCGGCTTCCAGGTGAACGACCGCAGCTTCGACATGAGCACTTACGAGTCGATCCGCATCCCGGCGATGAAGAACCTCTGGTGCATGCTCAATCTCGGCTTCTTCGCCGAGACCGACACCGACAAGCGCGCCTTCGCCTATCTCGATTCCGTTTGCCTGTCGGGAGATTTCTGA
- a CDS encoding transporter substrate-binding domain-containing protein: protein MTDVVDSKRNLLKAGLVGGLALAAASSSARQAAAQAAPNSLLRTVLDRGKLIVGTGSTNAPWHFEDEKGQLVGMDIAMGRILAKGLFDDDKKVEFVRQDAAQRIPNINTGKVDIVIQFMTMSPARAQLVAFSRPYYVEGIALLTRPDSDKKSFDALLKAGSGARVSILQNVDAEASVKKVLPQATVMQLDSQANVVLALDSKRADAAAVDLSTVWWLAKRHPDKYADAGKSWNSMLYGAAMRQGDPDWVRFVDTTFGIAMYGHQNEIFDAAISDYFGLTPPVRETGLPKF, encoded by the coding sequence ATGACAGACGTCGTCGACAGCAAACGGAACCTGCTCAAGGCCGGCCTTGTCGGGGGGCTTGCCCTTGCGGCGGCGTCCAGTTCGGCCAGGCAGGCGGCGGCACAAGCCGCTCCCAACAGCCTGCTGCGGACTGTTCTCGATCGGGGCAAGCTGATCGTCGGTACGGGTTCGACCAATGCACCCTGGCATTTCGAGGATGAGAAGGGACAGCTCGTCGGCATGGACATCGCCATGGGGCGGATCCTCGCCAAGGGGCTCTTCGACGACGACAAGAAGGTCGAGTTCGTCAGGCAGGATGCGGCTCAACGCATTCCCAACATCAATACCGGGAAGGTCGACATCGTCATCCAGTTCATGACGATGTCACCGGCGCGGGCGCAGCTCGTCGCGTTCTCCCGACCCTATTATGTCGAGGGCATCGCGCTGTTGACGCGCCCCGACAGCGACAAGAAGAGCTTCGACGCCCTGCTCAAGGCGGGATCGGGGGCACGTGTCTCCATCCTGCAGAACGTCGATGCCGAAGCGTCGGTGAAGAAGGTCCTGCCGCAGGCGACGGTCATGCAGCTCGACAGCCAGGCCAATGTCGTCCTTGCGCTCGATTCAAAGCGTGCCGATGCCGCCGCCGTCGATCTCTCTACCGTCTGGTGGCTCGCGAAGCGCCACCCCGACAAATATGCCGATGCCGGCAAGTCCTGGAACTCCATGCTGTATGGCGCGGCCATGCGCCAGGGCGATCCGGACTGGGTGCGCTTCGTCGACACCACTTTCGGGATCGCCATGTACGGCCACCAGAACGAGATCTTCGATGCGGCGATCAGCGATTATTTCGGTCTGACGCCGCCGGTCCGCGAGACGGGGCTGCCGAAATTCTGA
- a CDS encoding IclR family transcriptional regulator: MKDSEMGVASAPSATGPRRTRVSGIERSVQILDYLQETARPATGYDIARAVGAPLSTVYSIVEELVARDLLSRNGSVVWLGPKLYHYGLAYARDLEIITVATHEMHVLSREVGETVQICGRDGDMMVVEAMAEGPGHFKVTSRIGTRVPLNWTASGRLLVAHLDFQDRVALFRRCAKASPTGRATVDPVALAEQSDEALAAGIAVQAGESDYAVACVAAPVRNDSGHCVITISIVLPEFKVREEPSRFADAVRGAAQRIEASLGWQFRQ; encoded by the coding sequence ATGAAGGACAGTGAGATGGGCGTGGCGTCCGCGCCCTCCGCCACTGGGCCGCGGCGGACGCGGGTCAGCGGAATCGAGCGATCGGTCCAGATCCTTGACTATCTTCAGGAGACGGCGCGGCCAGCCACCGGCTACGATATCGCCCGCGCGGTCGGGGCGCCGCTGTCCACGGTCTATTCGATTGTCGAGGAATTGGTCGCCAGGGACCTGCTTTCGCGCAATGGCAGCGTAGTCTGGCTCGGTCCCAAGCTCTATCACTACGGCCTCGCCTACGCCCGCGATCTCGAGATCATCACTGTCGCCACCCACGAGATGCATGTGCTTTCCCGCGAGGTCGGGGAGACGGTCCAGATTTGCGGCCGCGACGGCGACATGATGGTGGTGGAGGCGATGGCCGAGGGCCCCGGCCACTTCAAGGTCACGTCGCGGATCGGAACCCGGGTGCCGCTGAACTGGACGGCCTCGGGGCGGCTTCTGGTCGCCCATCTCGACTTTCAGGATCGGGTGGCACTGTTCCGGCGCTGCGCCAAGGCCTCGCCGACGGGGCGGGCAACAGTCGACCCGGTGGCGCTGGCCGAGCAATCCGATGAAGCGCTGGCCGCAGGCATCGCCGTGCAGGCGGGCGAATCCGACTATGCCGTGGCCTGTGTCGCGGCACCCGTGCGCAACGATTCCGGGCATTGCGTGATCACCATCTCGATCGTGCTGCCGGAGTTCAAGGTCCGAGAGGAGCCGTCCCGCTTCGCGGACGCGGTCCGGGGCGCCGCACAGCGCATCGAGGCGAGCCTTGGCTGGCAATTCAGGCAATAG
- a CDS encoding amino acid ABC transporter permease → MTNYHFNFAIVWRYAAKLFDGLLLSIELAIATIAIGMVIGLVLALVEMDGPRWVRPFIRGYVEFIRNVPLLLLVYLVFYGVPSAIDLQYDATTSFVVTLAIYSGAYLVEVLRAGFEAVPKGLIEAGKAIGLTPVGVLIHVRLPTALRIALPSLSNTYVSLFKDTSIASAIAVPELAYGMRWIETQTFRTVEVYLLATPIYLVTSYAILLLLRLAERRYAITR, encoded by the coding sequence ATGACGAACTATCACTTCAACTTCGCGATCGTCTGGCGCTACGCCGCGAAGCTGTTCGATGGTCTCCTGCTCAGCATCGAACTCGCAATCGCGACGATCGCGATCGGTATGGTGATCGGACTCGTTCTGGCGCTCGTCGAAATGGACGGGCCGCGTTGGGTCAGGCCGTTCATCCGGGGCTATGTCGAGTTCATCCGCAACGTCCCGCTGCTGTTGCTCGTCTATCTCGTCTTCTACGGTGTGCCGAGCGCGATCGACCTGCAATATGACGCTACCACCTCGTTCGTCGTGACGCTGGCGATCTATTCCGGCGCCTATCTGGTCGAGGTTCTGCGCGCGGGGTTCGAGGCGGTGCCGAAAGGGCTGATCGAGGCTGGCAAGGCGATCGGTCTTACGCCAGTGGGCGTACTCATCCATGTCCGGCTGCCGACGGCGCTGCGCATCGCGCTGCCGTCGCTCTCGAACACCTATGTCTCGCTGTTCAAGGACACCTCGATCGCCTCGGCGATCGCCGTGCCCGAACTGGCCTATGGCATGCGCTGGATCGAGACGCAGACCTTCCGGACGGTCGAGGTCTATCTGCTCGCGACGCCGATCTATCTCGTCACCAGCTACGCCATCCTGCTGCTGCTGCGGCTGGCCGAGCGGCGCTATGCCATCACGCGGTGA
- a CDS encoding MFS transporter, translated as MATTNDMAVRAEGRADHSPATVQEPPAPENPAPPPAKPFAVAAAYVAAAALLIGTQGLGMNFVAANTSQIQGAFGATQLEINWLIAAYMAPNVSLTLILTKVRTQFGLRRFAEIGICIFVTASLLHLLAHDLHSAIGVRFLAGMAASPISTLGFLYMLEAFPPARKMSWGLSLALTCSAVTPTMARLISPVLLDIGQWQGLYMMAIGLALISLAVIFYLPLTPIPHAKVLQRLDFISYPLIAIGFGLLAVILVMGRLVWWLEAPWVGWCLALAILSLGLAVAIEINRETPLLNVRWLMSREMLHITAVLLVFRIVLSEQTSGALALFQNLGLLNEQSRGLYVVILLASLCGGLLCGATLKPERVPLLHGVALLCICAGAAMDSQATNLTRPDNMYLSQALIAFGGALFLPPAMLTGLMAALRQGPTFITSFIVVFLFTQSLGGLIGSAFFGSFVTLREKFHSSLLVEHLSLSDPAVAERLRQLSAVYGKLLTDGRLLNAEGVALFAQQASREANILAYNDAFLLIAVLAGTAFGGLIIHLLYARLRSARFFSRPAEAL; from the coding sequence ATGGCAACGACCAACGACATGGCAGTGCGGGCGGAAGGCCGGGCGGATCATTCGCCCGCTACAGTCCAAGAGCCTCCCGCCCCTGAGAACCCGGCTCCGCCGCCGGCAAAGCCCTTTGCCGTTGCCGCGGCCTATGTCGCGGCCGCCGCCCTTCTGATTGGCACACAGGGCCTCGGCATGAACTTCGTGGCGGCCAATACCAGCCAGATCCAGGGTGCCTTCGGGGCGACGCAACTCGAGATCAATTGGCTGATTGCCGCCTATATGGCGCCCAATGTCAGCCTGACCCTGATCCTGACCAAGGTCCGGACCCAGTTTGGGCTCCGCCGTTTCGCCGAGATCGGCATCTGCATCTTCGTCACCGCCTCGCTTCTGCATCTGTTGGCGCATGATCTGCACTCGGCGATTGGGGTCCGCTTTCTCGCGGGCATGGCCGCTTCGCCGATATCGACACTCGGCTTTCTCTATATGCTCGAGGCCTTTCCTCCGGCCAGGAAGATGTCATGGGGCCTGAGCCTTGCGCTGACCTGTTCCGCGGTCACGCCCACAATGGCGCGGCTGATCTCGCCGGTTCTGCTCGATATCGGTCAGTGGCAGGGCCTGTACATGATGGCGATTGGCCTCGCGCTGATTTCGCTTGCCGTGATCTTCTACCTGCCGCTGACGCCGATTCCCCATGCGAAGGTCCTGCAGCGGCTGGATTTCATCAGCTATCCCTTGATTGCGATCGGTTTTGGCCTTCTCGCGGTCATCCTGGTGATGGGCCGCCTGGTCTGGTGGCTGGAAGCCCCTTGGGTCGGCTGGTGTCTTGCGCTGGCCATCCTGTCGCTTGGGCTTGCCGTGGCAATCGAGATCAATCGCGAGACGCCGCTGCTGAATGTGCGCTGGCTGATGAGCCGGGAAATGCTCCATATCACGGCGGTGTTGCTGGTCTTCCGTATCGTGCTGTCGGAGCAGACCTCGGGAGCACTCGCCCTGTTCCAGAATCTCGGCCTGCTCAATGAGCAGAGCAGGGGGCTATATGTGGTGATCCTGCTGGCATCGCTTTGCGGCGGGCTCCTTTGCGGCGCCACTCTCAAGCCCGAGCGCGTGCCTTTGCTGCATGGCGTCGCGCTGCTCTGCATTTGCGCCGGTGCCGCCATGGATAGTCAGGCGACCAATCTGACGCGGCCGGACAACATGTACCTGAGCCAGGCCCTGATCGCGTTTGGCGGCGCGCTGTTCCTGCCTCCCGCGATGCTGACCGGTCTCATGGCCGCGCTCCGGCAAGGGCCGACCTTTATCACCAGCTTCATCGTGGTTTTCCTCTTCACGCAGAGCCTGGGCGGCCTGATCGGCTCGGCCTTCTTCGGCAGCTTCGTCACACTTCGCGAGAAGTTCCATTCCAGTCTTCTCGTCGAGCATCTTTCCCTGTCGGACCCAGCGGTCGCCGAGCGGCTGAGGCAGCTTTCGGCAGTCTATGGAAAGCTGCTCACTGACGGGCGGCTGCTGAATGCCGAGGGGGTCGCCCTGTTCGCCCAGCAGGCCAGCCGCGAAGCCAATATCCTCGCCTATAACGACGCGTTTCTGCTCATCGCGGTCCTGGCAGGAACCGCGTTCGGCGGACTGATCATCCATCTGCTCTACGCAAGACTGCGCAGCGCCAGGTTCTTCTCGCGCCCGGCCGAAGCCCTCTGA
- a CDS encoding aminotransferase class V-fold PLP-dependent enzyme: MNKPDTRKALGLRAIINVSGTMTGLGASIIVPQAIEAMAGVMPQFVEVDELQKVASGVIARLCGAEAGFVTASCSAGITLAVAGAMTGSDLYAVERLPDTTGLKDEVLIMTGHMVSYGAPVEQGIALAGARVVPVGQATSARPYQLAGAISERTAAAVYVVSHHTVQYGQLPLEEFAAICRARGVPVIVDAASEYDLKGFLAAGADIVLYSAHKFLGGPTAGIVAGRKELVRATFLQNGGIGRGMKVGKESIVGTIAALEAWEKRDHAGIREREQAALALWRERLAERPGIRVEIEPDPTDNPLDRLKLFVEPQAAHITAWDLADALARGEPPVIVRDHEVEHGFFYLDPCNLHPGQENTVADRLTEELGAALRSNEIIATPLQERRGRRAAYLKRWPD, encoded by the coding sequence ATGAACAAACCCGATACCCGAAAGGCGCTCGGTCTTCGTGCGATCATCAATGTGTCGGGTACGATGACGGGGCTCGGCGCGTCGATCATCGTTCCGCAGGCCATCGAGGCCATGGCCGGGGTCATGCCGCAATTCGTCGAAGTGGACGAACTCCAGAAGGTTGCCAGCGGCGTCATCGCCCGATTGTGCGGAGCCGAGGCAGGCTTCGTCACGGCTTCCTGTTCGGCCGGCATCACGCTGGCGGTGGCCGGAGCGATGACGGGCAGCGACCTCTATGCCGTCGAACGACTGCCGGACACGACGGGCCTGAAGGACGAAGTCCTGATCATGACCGGGCACATGGTGAGCTATGGCGCTCCTGTCGAGCAAGGCATTGCGCTCGCCGGCGCCAGGGTGGTGCCGGTTGGCCAGGCCACGAGCGCACGACCCTATCAACTGGCTGGAGCGATCTCTGAACGGACCGCGGCCGCGGTCTATGTCGTCTCGCATCACACCGTCCAATACGGGCAGCTCCCGCTCGAAGAATTCGCCGCGATCTGCCGGGCAAGGGGGGTGCCGGTCATCGTCGATGCCGCATCGGAATACGACCTGAAAGGCTTCCTGGCCGCCGGCGCGGACATCGTGCTGTATTCGGCTCACAAGTTTCTCGGGGGCCCCACGGCTGGCATCGTCGCGGGTCGCAAGGAACTCGTGCGCGCGACATTTCTCCAGAACGGTGGCATCGGCCGCGGCATGAAGGTCGGCAAGGAGAGTATCGTTGGCACCATCGCTGCCCTGGAAGCCTGGGAGAAGCGGGACCATGCCGGCATCCGGGAACGCGAACAGGCTGCGCTTGCGCTGTGGCGCGAACGACTGGCCGAAAGGCCGGGCATCCGTGTCGAGATCGAGCCTGATCCGACCGACAATCCGCTCGACCGGCTCAAGCTCTTCGTTGAACCGCAGGCCGCCCATATCACGGCCTGGGACCTTGCCGATGCGCTCGCACGCGGGGAGCCGCCGGTCATCGTGCGCGATCACGAGGTCGAGCACGGATTCTTCTATCTCGATCCCTGCAACCTTCACCCAGGCCAGGAAAACACTGTCGCCGATCGCCTGACCGAAGAACTCGGCGCCGCCCTGCGGAGCAACGAGATCATCGCTACGCCGCTGCAGGAGCGCCGGGGCCGCCGGGCTGCGTATCTCAAGCGTTGGCCGGATTGA
- a CDS encoding MucR family transcriptional regulator, with protein MANEDENYIDLTAMVISAYVAHNNVPRSELVGLISSTYSALAQLGARPEIPPAPVALVPAVPIKKSVTPDAIICLEDGKSFKSLRRHLGTAYNLTPEQYRTKWGLPSDYPMVAPNYSEARAALAKASGLGRKAKVAPAAPVPAKPPRAKRGPRSGSTA; from the coding sequence ATGGCCAACGAAGACGAAAATTATATTGATCTCACGGCAATGGTTATTTCAGCCTACGTCGCACACAATAATGTCCCGCGCAGCGAGCTCGTTGGCTTGATTTCGAGCACATATTCCGCGCTCGCGCAGCTCGGAGCCAGACCCGAAATACCGCCGGCGCCGGTCGCGCTCGTACCGGCCGTTCCGATCAAGAAGTCGGTAACGCCGGACGCTATCATTTGCCTGGAAGACGGCAAGTCGTTCAAATCCCTCAGGCGTCATCTGGGTACGGCCTACAATCTCACTCCCGAGCAATATCGCACCAAGTGGGGCTTGCCCTCAGACTATCCGATGGTCGCGCCGAACTATTCCGAGGCCCGGGCCGCTCTTGCAAAGGCATCGGGCCTGGGTCGCAAGGCCAAGGTGGCCCCGGCCGCACCCGTCCCCGCAAAGCCGCCGCGCGCCAAGCGCGGCCCGCGATCAGGCTCCACCGCCTGA
- a CDS encoding MarR family winged helix-turn-helix transcriptional regulator, producing MRSMGDTQSGFERSFLTELTTAGRRLRTLFDGLVRQRGLTLSRARALLHLSRCPAINQTELASLLEVEGPTVVRLLDGMEKNGLIERSAIDGDRRAKQISLTPAARHQVEGIEKISGEIGRDVLREIDPAELEIAIRVLRQMIRNMEPAS from the coding sequence ATGCGTTCTATGGGCGATACCCAATCTGGATTCGAACGCAGCTTCCTGACCGAGCTGACGACCGCCGGCCGCAGATTGCGAACCCTGTTCGACGGGCTTGTGCGCCAGCGCGGCCTGACCCTGTCGCGTGCACGCGCGTTGCTTCATCTGTCGCGCTGCCCGGCGATCAATCAGACGGAACTTGCCAGTCTGCTCGAGGTCGAGGGCCCGACCGTCGTGCGCCTGCTCGATGGGATGGAGAAAAACGGCCTGATCGAGCGGAGCGCTATCGACGGCGATCGGCGGGCGAAGCAGATCAGTCTGACACCGGCTGCCCGACATCAGGTCGAGGGGATCGAAAAGATCTCCGGCGAGATCGGCCGCGACGTGTTGCGCGAGATCGATCCTGCCGAACTCGAGATCGCGATCCGCGTGCTTCGGCAAATGATCCGCAACATGGAGCCTGCGTCCTGA
- the ybaK gene encoding Cys-tRNA(Pro) deacylase, giving the protein MGQSTPATAVLKAGGVSFELRTYEYDSNSDRVGLQAAQSLGEPPHRVLKTLIAQVDNTPVCLVLPSDREASMKRVAAALGGKSARMLAPSDAERLTGYKVGGVSPFGQKRKLRTLVEITAVSEPYVFVNGGLRGLQVRLAPDDLVRASNAAAVAIVS; this is encoded by the coding sequence ATGGGACAATCCACACCCGCCACGGCCGTGTTGAAAGCGGGCGGCGTTTCTTTCGAGCTCCGAACCTATGAATACGACTCCAATAGCGATCGCGTCGGTCTCCAGGCGGCCCAGTCTCTGGGTGAGCCACCCCATCGTGTCCTGAAGACACTGATCGCACAGGTCGACAACACGCCAGTTTGCCTTGTTCTCCCATCGGACCGTGAGGCAAGCATGAAGAGGGTGGCCGCTGCCCTTGGAGGCAAGAGCGCGCGTATGCTGGCGCCGAGCGATGCCGAGCGTCTGACAGGGTATAAAGTCGGCGGCGTCAGCCCATTCGGTCAGAAGCGCAAGCTGAGGACCCTTGTCGAGATCACGGCCGTCTCCGAGCCTTATGTCTTCGTCAATGGAGGGCTACGCGGCTTGCAGGTCAGGCTGGCCCCGGACGACCTTGTCCGCGCAAGCAATGCGGCGGCGGTCGCGATTGTTTCCTAG
- a CDS encoding HlyD family secretion protein, whose amino-acid sequence MSKAVRSPGTLIALLVAAAGVLLVLYAWRLPPFASSVESTENAYVKGQVTIISPQLAGYVKNVAVQDFETVKAGDLIVQIDDRIYEQRVRQAQATLAGQQASLANADQSQRAAEARLRSGEAQIASAQAAVETAQANAGRILALREKGISTQSAADQASLVLDQARAGLRQAEAALDVARQDRQSIIVGRAGLEAAVRNAEAAVQLAAIDLQNTRILAPQDGKMGEIGVRLGQYVAVGTQLASLVPARKWVIANFKENQLSGMKIGQPVTFTVDALHHAPLTGHVQEFSPATGSEFSILKADNATGNFTKIAQRLPVRIAIDQDQPLTEDLAPGMSVIVSIDTATPVEAAVKLSSADKQ is encoded by the coding sequence ATGTCGAAAGCCGTTCGCTCACCTGGAACCCTGATTGCGCTGCTGGTCGCGGCAGCCGGTGTGCTGCTCGTGCTTTACGCCTGGCGGCTGCCGCCCTTCGCCAGCTCGGTCGAGAGCACGGAGAATGCCTATGTCAAAGGGCAGGTCACGATCATCAGCCCGCAATTGGCGGGCTATGTGAAGAACGTCGCTGTTCAGGACTTCGAAACGGTGAAGGCTGGTGACCTCATCGTGCAGATCGACGACCGGATCTATGAGCAGCGTGTGCGGCAGGCGCAAGCCACTCTTGCCGGCCAGCAGGCCAGCTTGGCCAATGCCGATCAATCCCAGCGCGCTGCCGAAGCGCGCCTGCGCTCCGGCGAGGCCCAGATCGCGAGTGCGCAAGCGGCGGTCGAAACTGCGCAAGCCAATGCGGGGCGCATCCTCGCCCTGCGCGAGAAGGGGATTTCGACCCAGAGTGCGGCCGATCAGGCCAGTCTGGTGCTCGACCAGGCCCGCGCCGGCCTACGCCAGGCCGAAGCGGCCCTCGATGTCGCCCGGCAGGATCGGCAGTCCATCATCGTTGGGCGTGCCGGGCTGGAGGCAGCGGTGCGCAATGCCGAGGCAGCCGTGCAATTGGCCGCGATCGATCTGCAGAACACCCGCATCCTGGCGCCGCAGGACGGCAAGATGGGCGAGATCGGCGTGCGGCTCGGGCAATATGTTGCTGTTGGTACGCAACTGGCGTCGCTGGTTCCGGCCAGAAAATGGGTGATCGCGAACTTCAAGGAAAACCAGCTCTCCGGGATGAAGATCGGTCAGCCGGTCACCTTTACGGTCGATGCACTGCATCACGCCCCGTTGACCGGGCATGTCCAGGAGTTCTCGCCAGCCACGGGCTCCGAGTTCAGCATCCTGAAGGCCGACAACGCGACGGGTAATTTCACCAAGATCGCGCAGCGGCTGCCGGTGCGGATCGCCATCGACCAGGACCAGCCTTTGACGGAGGATCTGGCGCCCGGCATGTCGGTCATCGTCAGCATCGACACCGCCACACCCGTTGAGGCTGCCGTCAAACTATCCAGCGCCGACAAGCAATAA
- a CDS encoding amino acid ABC transporter ATP-binding protein: MIATPDEPVIRIKGLTKSFGAHQVLKGIDLDVGKGQVIAVIGPSGSGKTTLLRCINFLEEYDGGSVRIDGVEVGYRDDGAGRRRRSDRELASIRVDAAMVFQQFNLFPHLTAAQNVMLGLMKSRGKSKGEARQIAEKWLGRVGLSEKLDALPSQLSGGQQQRVGIARAVAIEPKVLLLDEITSALDPELVGEVLEVVQELAAEGRTMILVTHEMAFAREVADRVVFTDQGLIAIDAPPKAVFDEQSNERLRAFLSRFAAFRHAH; encoded by the coding sequence ATGATCGCGACGCCCGACGAGCCGGTGATCCGCATCAAGGGCCTGACCAAGTCCTTCGGCGCGCACCAGGTGCTGAAGGGCATCGATCTCGATGTCGGCAAGGGACAGGTGATCGCCGTCATCGGTCCGTCCGGAAGTGGCAAGACGACCTTGCTGCGCTGCATCAACTTCCTCGAGGAATATGATGGCGGCTCGGTCCGGATCGATGGCGTGGAGGTCGGCTATCGGGATGACGGCGCCGGCCGCCGCCGGCGCAGCGACCGGGAGCTCGCCAGCATCCGGGTCGACGCGGCCATGGTCTTCCAGCAGTTCAACCTGTTTCCGCATCTGACGGCGGCTCAGAATGTCATGCTCGGGCTGATGAAGTCGCGCGGCAAGAGCAAGGGCGAGGCTCGGCAGATTGCCGAGAAATGGCTCGGGCGCGTCGGCCTCTCCGAGAAGCTCGACGCGCTGCCCTCGCAATTGTCCGGTGGGCAGCAGCAGCGGGTCGGCATCGCGCGAGCGGTTGCGATCGAACCGAAGGTCCTGCTGCTCGACGAGATAACCTCGGCCCTCGATCCAGAGCTTGTCGGCGAGGTGCTGGAGGTCGTCCAGGAACTGGCTGCGGAGGGCCGCACGATGATCCTCGTCACCCATGAAATGGCCTTCGCCAGGGAGGTCGCCGACCGCGTGGTGTTCACAGACCAGGGACTGATCGCGATCGATGCGCCGCCGAAGGCCGTCTTCGACGAACAGTCGAATGAGCGCTTGCGGGCCTTCCTCTCGCGTTTCGCTGCCTTTCGGCACGCTCATTGA
- a CDS encoding amino acid ABC transporter permease: MTLFLQTLPFLLDGLRITLLVSAGVIVLSLLIGVPLGCVLAFGPLWARFPIRIYADFVRGVPILVLLYFVYYGLPAIKVNLPSLTAAIVALTAFKSAQVIEITRGAFQSIPRGQTEAAKSIGLGLLDRFVHVLAPQAIRRFLPPFVNSVVDTVKGSSLVSLLGIVDLMLALQQVIGRTHVALPLYVMGALMYFAINYPLSTLSRRLEKRFI; the protein is encoded by the coding sequence ATGACGTTGTTCCTGCAGACACTTCCGTTCCTGCTCGATGGCCTGCGCATCACGCTCCTGGTCTCGGCCGGCGTGATCGTGCTCTCGCTGCTGATCGGTGTCCCGCTTGGCTGCGTGCTCGCCTTCGGGCCCCTCTGGGCGCGGTTTCCGATCCGGATCTATGCCGACTTTGTGCGCGGCGTGCCGATCCTGGTGCTGCTCTATTTCGTCTATTATGGCCTGCCGGCGATCAAGGTGAACCTGCCGAGCCTGACCGCCGCGATCGTGGCATTGACCGCCTTCAAGTCCGCCCAGGTCATTGAAATCACCCGCGGCGCCTTCCAGTCCATCCCCAGAGGGCAGACGGAAGCGGCGAAGTCGATCGGGCTCGGCCTCCTCGACCGCTTCGTCCATGTCCTTGCGCCGCAGGCGATCCGACGCTTCCTGCCCCCCTTCGTCAACAGCGTCGTCGATACCGTGAAGGGCTCCTCGCTCGTCTCCCTGCTGGGGATTGTCGACCTGATGCTCGCGCTGCAGCAGGTGATCGGACGCACCCATGTGGCGTTGCCGCTCTATGTGATGGGGGCGCTGATGTACTTCGCCATCAACTATCCGCTTTCGACGCTGAGCAGGCGTCTCGAGAAGCGCTTCATCTGA
- a CDS encoding RidA family protein gives MPSPSDLAPSSDLALSPYDKLAQLGLELPQVPTPIGNFTTHVREGALLYLSGQGPTHEDGRIHTGKVGADVSVEEAYAHARLTGLNLIAVLHTALGDLRKVRRIVKVLGMVNATPDFADHPAVINGCSDLFVAVFGDAGRHARSAVGFGSLPRRITVEIEAVVAVS, from the coding sequence ATGCCGTCTCCCTCCGATCTTGCTCCTTCCTCCGATCTTGCGCTGTCGCCCTATGATAAGCTGGCACAGCTCGGTCTGGAGCTGCCGCAAGTGCCGACGCCGATCGGCAATTTCACCACACATGTCCGGGAGGGCGCGCTGCTCTACCTGTCCGGCCAGGGCCCGACACATGAGGATGGCCGCATCCACACAGGCAAGGTCGGCGCCGACGTCTCGGTCGAGGAGGCATATGCTCATGCGCGCCTGACGGGGCTGAACCTCATCGCGGTGCTGCACACGGCGCTCGGCGATCTTCGAAAGGTCAGGCGCATCGTCAAGGTGCTCGGCATGGTCAATGCCACGCCGGACTTCGCCGATCATCCCGCTGTCATCAATGGCTGCTCGGACCTCTTCGTTGCGGTCTTTGGCGATGCTGGCCGGCACGCGCGTTCGGCGGTCGGGTTCGGCTCGCTGCCGCGCCGTATCACCGTCGAGATCGAAGCGGTCGTCGCGGTCTCATGA